One Cicer arietinum cultivar CDC Frontier isolate Library 1 chromosome 8, Cicar.CDCFrontier_v2.0, whole genome shotgun sequence DNA segment encodes these proteins:
- the LOC101514652 gene encoding DNA (cytosine-5)-methyltransferase CMT3 isoform X1, with product MPSKRKTRSSSTSSVDAATVAADSTSGETPNKSRRKTNLKTSVVVAVDKNEKSDAADLNVDRNGNSEDEGSNSRFVGDPISDEKAKRRWPNRYQEKEKKPSTKSKSNSSDDEEILQARHHYTEAEIDGCTIYKLNDDAHVKGEEGGENYICKIVEMFEAVDGGLYFTAQWYYRAKDTVIQNLGHLIEPKRVFFSEVQDDNPLDCLVEKLNIARLPLNVNFDAKKKVIPPCDYYCDTLYLLPYSTFVKLPSESKEGGSESSSTISSEIEVNGRSEVNSKIGNTFHSEESKEPELKLLDLYSGCGAMSTGLCQGGILSGSNIVTRWAVDLNEHACKSLKLNHPETEVRNETAENFLSLLKEWEKLCSYFSLVQNKVPHKEYVDLFNAEEEEDDDTGGEEDNNDEEVFEVSEVLAVRYGDPKKNKPGLYLKVSWKGYGSDADSWEPIDGLSNCKERIKDFVTQGFKSKVLPLPGDVDVVCGGPPCQGISGFNRFRNKENPLEDEKNKQLVVYMDIVNYLQPKFALMENVVDLVKFANGFLGRYALGRLVQMNYQSRLGIMAAGAYGLPQFRLRVFIWGAAPSEMLPQFPLPTHDVVLRGFIPSEFESSTVAYNEGHNVQLQRKLLLEDAISDLPMIENNERRDDMEYDKPPQTEFQQFIRLSKNEMLGISTEKKSSNSLLHDHRSLELNVDDYQRVCRIPKKKGACFRDLPGVRVRPDNKVEWDPKVKRVYLDSGKPLVPDYAMSFVHGGSSKPFARLWWDETVPTVVTRAEPHNQAIMHPMQDRVLSIRENARLQGFPDFYKLCGPVKERYIQVGNAVAVPVARALGYSLGLAFQGAVVEGPLYKLPDKFPMIRDRVSSVSSEDDA from the exons ATGCCAAGTAAGCGCAAAACTAGGTCATCTTCTACTTCCTCTGTGGATGCTGCAACTGTCGCCGCTGATTCAACTTCCGGCGAGACTCCGAACAAATCCAGGAGGAAGACGAATCTGAAAACTTCTGTAGTCGTAGCAGTTGATAAAAACGAAAAAAGTGATGCTGCTGATTTGAATGTTGACCGTAACGGAAACAGTGAAGATGAAGGTTCTAATTCCAGATTTGTTGGAGATCCGATTTCCGATGAAAAAGCTAAACGCCGATGGCCAAATCGGTATCAAGAAAAG GAAAAGAAGCCATCCACAAAATCGAAGTCAAATAG tAGTGACGATGAAGAGATTCTTCAAGCTCGACATCACTACACAGAGGCAGAGATTGATGGGTGTACAATTTACAAACTTAACGATGATGCCCATGTGAAA GGGGAGGAAGGTGGAGAAAATTATATCTGTAAAATTGTTGAGATGTTTGAGGCAGTTGATGGAGGATTGTACTTCACAGCACAATGGTATTATAGAGCAAAGGATACA GTCATTCAAAACCTTGGACATCTTATTGAACCAAAGCGAGTATTCTTTTCAGAAGTCCAAGACGACAACCCACTGGATTGTCTTGTTGAAAAGTTAAACATTGCCAGATTACCACTAAAT GTGAATTTTGATGCAAAGAAGAAAGTAATTCCACCTTGCGATTATTACTGCGACACACTCTATCTTCTGCCATACTCcacatttgttaaattaccatcaG AAAGCAAGGAAGGTGGTAGCGAGTCTTCCTCTACAATTTCATCCGAAATTGAAGTAAATGGAAGATCTGAGGTGAACTCTAAAATTGGTAACACTTTTCATAGTGAAGAAAGTAAAGAACCAGAGCTGAAGTTGTTAGATTTATATTCTGGTTGTGGAGCAATGTCAACTGGTTTATGTCAAGGTGGAATCTTGTCTGGTTCAAATATTGTTACA AGATGGGCAGTGGATCTTAACGAACATGCCTGTAAGAGTCTTAAACTAAACCATCCAGAAACTGAG GTTAGAAATGAAACCGCGGAAAATTTCCTCTCATTATTGAAAGAATGGGAGAAGCTATGCAGTTACTTCTCTTTAGTCCAAAACAAGGTGCCGCATAAGGAATATGTGGATCTTTTTAATGCAGAAGAGGAAGAGGATGATGACACGGGTGGCGAAGAAGACAACAATGACGAAGAAGTGTTTGAAGTTTCCGAAGTGCTTGCAGTGCGATATGGTGATCCAAAGAAAAACAAACCAGGGTTATACTTAAAG GTTTCTTGGAAGGGATATGGATCTGATGCAGACTCTTGGGAGCCAATTGATGGTCTAAG TAATTGCAAGGAAAGGATAAAGGATTTTGTGACTCAAGGCTTCAAGTCAAAAGTCTTACCATTGCCG GGAGATGTCGATGTAGTATGTGGCGGACCTCCATGTCAAGGAATAAGTGGTTTCAACCGTTTTAGGAACAAAGAGAATCCCTTAGAAGATGAAAAGAACAAACAATTGGTGGTTTACATGGATATTGTTAATTACCTTCAGCCCAAATTTGCTTTGATGGAAAATGTGGTTGATCTTGTTAAGTTTGCGAATGGATTTCTTGGAAGATATGCATTGGGTCGTCTTGTTCAAATGAACTATCAAAGTCGCTTGGGAATTATGGCTGCTGGAGCTTATGGACTTCCTCAGTTTCGCTTGCGTGTCTTCATATGGGGGGCTGCACCTTCGGAG ATGCTGCCTCAATTTCCACTTCcaactcatgatgttgtattaagaGGTTTTATTCCTTCGGAGTTTGAG AGTAGCACAGTTGCGTATAATGAAGGACACAATGTTCAACTTCaaagaaaacttttgttggaAGATGCTATTTCTGACCTTCCTATG ATTGAGAATAATGAAAGACGAGATGACATGGAGTACGACAAACCTCCCCAAACAGAGTTCCAACAGTTCATTAGATTAAGCAAAAATG AAATGTTAGGTATTTCAACTGAGAAGAAGTCTTCAAACTCTTTGCTTCATGATCATCGTTCTCTCGAATTGAATGTGGATGATTATCAACGTGTGTGTCGGATTCCAAAAAAGAAG GGGGCTTGCTTCAGAGATTTACCTGGTGTTCGTGTGCGGCCTGACAATAAAGTTGAATGGGATCCTAAAGTAAAACGTGTATATTTGGATTCGGGAAAACCATTG GTTCCAGATTATGCTATGTCTTTTGTGCATGGAGGTTCATCAAA ACCTTTTGCTCGATTATGGTGGGATGAAACTGTTCCAACTGTTGTGACAAGAGCAGAACCTCATAATCAg GCAATTATGCATCCAATGCAAGATAGAGTGTTGTCAATTCGGGAAAATGCAAGACTTCAAGGTTTTCCTGACTTTTATAAACTATGTGGGCCAGTCAAAGAAAG GTACATTCAAGTTGGGAATGCAGTTGCAGTTCCAGTTGCAAGAGCTTTAGGATATAGTCTTGGTCTTGCATTTCAGGGTGCTGTTGTCGAAGGGCCATTGTACAAGTTGCCTGATAAGTTTCCCATGATTAGAGATCGGGTTTCCTCCGTTTCATCCGAAGATGATGCATAA
- the LOC101514652 gene encoding DNA (cytosine-5)-methyltransferase CMT3 isoform X2, which produces MPSKRKTRSSSTSSVDAATVAADSTSGETPNKSRRKTNLKTSVVVAVDKNEKSDAADLNVDRNGNSEDEGSNSRFVGDPISDEKAKRRWPNRYQEKEKKPSTKSKSNSDDEEILQARHHYTEAEIDGCTIYKLNDDAHVKGEEGGENYICKIVEMFEAVDGGLYFTAQWYYRAKDTVIQNLGHLIEPKRVFFSEVQDDNPLDCLVEKLNIARLPLNVNFDAKKKVIPPCDYYCDTLYLLPYSTFVKLPSESKEGGSESSSTISSEIEVNGRSEVNSKIGNTFHSEESKEPELKLLDLYSGCGAMSTGLCQGGILSGSNIVTRWAVDLNEHACKSLKLNHPETEVRNETAENFLSLLKEWEKLCSYFSLVQNKVPHKEYVDLFNAEEEEDDDTGGEEDNNDEEVFEVSEVLAVRYGDPKKNKPGLYLKVSWKGYGSDADSWEPIDGLSNCKERIKDFVTQGFKSKVLPLPGDVDVVCGGPPCQGISGFNRFRNKENPLEDEKNKQLVVYMDIVNYLQPKFALMENVVDLVKFANGFLGRYALGRLVQMNYQSRLGIMAAGAYGLPQFRLRVFIWGAAPSEMLPQFPLPTHDVVLRGFIPSEFESSTVAYNEGHNVQLQRKLLLEDAISDLPMIENNERRDDMEYDKPPQTEFQQFIRLSKNEMLGISTEKKSSNSLLHDHRSLELNVDDYQRVCRIPKKKGACFRDLPGVRVRPDNKVEWDPKVKRVYLDSGKPLVPDYAMSFVHGGSSKPFARLWWDETVPTVVTRAEPHNQAIMHPMQDRVLSIRENARLQGFPDFYKLCGPVKERYIQVGNAVAVPVARALGYSLGLAFQGAVVEGPLYKLPDKFPMIRDRVSSVSSEDDA; this is translated from the exons ATGCCAAGTAAGCGCAAAACTAGGTCATCTTCTACTTCCTCTGTGGATGCTGCAACTGTCGCCGCTGATTCAACTTCCGGCGAGACTCCGAACAAATCCAGGAGGAAGACGAATCTGAAAACTTCTGTAGTCGTAGCAGTTGATAAAAACGAAAAAAGTGATGCTGCTGATTTGAATGTTGACCGTAACGGAAACAGTGAAGATGAAGGTTCTAATTCCAGATTTGTTGGAGATCCGATTTCCGATGAAAAAGCTAAACGCCGATGGCCAAATCGGTATCAAGAAAAG GAAAAGAAGCCATCCACAAAATCGAAGTCAAATAG TGACGATGAAGAGATTCTTCAAGCTCGACATCACTACACAGAGGCAGAGATTGATGGGTGTACAATTTACAAACTTAACGATGATGCCCATGTGAAA GGGGAGGAAGGTGGAGAAAATTATATCTGTAAAATTGTTGAGATGTTTGAGGCAGTTGATGGAGGATTGTACTTCACAGCACAATGGTATTATAGAGCAAAGGATACA GTCATTCAAAACCTTGGACATCTTATTGAACCAAAGCGAGTATTCTTTTCAGAAGTCCAAGACGACAACCCACTGGATTGTCTTGTTGAAAAGTTAAACATTGCCAGATTACCACTAAAT GTGAATTTTGATGCAAAGAAGAAAGTAATTCCACCTTGCGATTATTACTGCGACACACTCTATCTTCTGCCATACTCcacatttgttaaattaccatcaG AAAGCAAGGAAGGTGGTAGCGAGTCTTCCTCTACAATTTCATCCGAAATTGAAGTAAATGGAAGATCTGAGGTGAACTCTAAAATTGGTAACACTTTTCATAGTGAAGAAAGTAAAGAACCAGAGCTGAAGTTGTTAGATTTATATTCTGGTTGTGGAGCAATGTCAACTGGTTTATGTCAAGGTGGAATCTTGTCTGGTTCAAATATTGTTACA AGATGGGCAGTGGATCTTAACGAACATGCCTGTAAGAGTCTTAAACTAAACCATCCAGAAACTGAG GTTAGAAATGAAACCGCGGAAAATTTCCTCTCATTATTGAAAGAATGGGAGAAGCTATGCAGTTACTTCTCTTTAGTCCAAAACAAGGTGCCGCATAAGGAATATGTGGATCTTTTTAATGCAGAAGAGGAAGAGGATGATGACACGGGTGGCGAAGAAGACAACAATGACGAAGAAGTGTTTGAAGTTTCCGAAGTGCTTGCAGTGCGATATGGTGATCCAAAGAAAAACAAACCAGGGTTATACTTAAAG GTTTCTTGGAAGGGATATGGATCTGATGCAGACTCTTGGGAGCCAATTGATGGTCTAAG TAATTGCAAGGAAAGGATAAAGGATTTTGTGACTCAAGGCTTCAAGTCAAAAGTCTTACCATTGCCG GGAGATGTCGATGTAGTATGTGGCGGACCTCCATGTCAAGGAATAAGTGGTTTCAACCGTTTTAGGAACAAAGAGAATCCCTTAGAAGATGAAAAGAACAAACAATTGGTGGTTTACATGGATATTGTTAATTACCTTCAGCCCAAATTTGCTTTGATGGAAAATGTGGTTGATCTTGTTAAGTTTGCGAATGGATTTCTTGGAAGATATGCATTGGGTCGTCTTGTTCAAATGAACTATCAAAGTCGCTTGGGAATTATGGCTGCTGGAGCTTATGGACTTCCTCAGTTTCGCTTGCGTGTCTTCATATGGGGGGCTGCACCTTCGGAG ATGCTGCCTCAATTTCCACTTCcaactcatgatgttgtattaagaGGTTTTATTCCTTCGGAGTTTGAG AGTAGCACAGTTGCGTATAATGAAGGACACAATGTTCAACTTCaaagaaaacttttgttggaAGATGCTATTTCTGACCTTCCTATG ATTGAGAATAATGAAAGACGAGATGACATGGAGTACGACAAACCTCCCCAAACAGAGTTCCAACAGTTCATTAGATTAAGCAAAAATG AAATGTTAGGTATTTCAACTGAGAAGAAGTCTTCAAACTCTTTGCTTCATGATCATCGTTCTCTCGAATTGAATGTGGATGATTATCAACGTGTGTGTCGGATTCCAAAAAAGAAG GGGGCTTGCTTCAGAGATTTACCTGGTGTTCGTGTGCGGCCTGACAATAAAGTTGAATGGGATCCTAAAGTAAAACGTGTATATTTGGATTCGGGAAAACCATTG GTTCCAGATTATGCTATGTCTTTTGTGCATGGAGGTTCATCAAA ACCTTTTGCTCGATTATGGTGGGATGAAACTGTTCCAACTGTTGTGACAAGAGCAGAACCTCATAATCAg GCAATTATGCATCCAATGCAAGATAGAGTGTTGTCAATTCGGGAAAATGCAAGACTTCAAGGTTTTCCTGACTTTTATAAACTATGTGGGCCAGTCAAAGAAAG GTACATTCAAGTTGGGAATGCAGTTGCAGTTCCAGTTGCAAGAGCTTTAGGATATAGTCTTGGTCTTGCATTTCAGGGTGCTGTTGTCGAAGGGCCATTGTACAAGTTGCCTGATAAGTTTCCCATGATTAGAGATCGGGTTTCCTCCGTTTCATCCGAAGATGATGCATAA